Genomic DNA from Octopus sinensis unplaced genomic scaffold, ASM634580v1 Contig00804, whole genome shotgun sequence:
CTTTGATTCAATCCAATGTCTGCTCTATTCTCATGTGTTTCCAATCTGTGATTTTACAGACGGTGGATGTACCAACATACTCTGATCTGGAGTACCAACAGCACCTTCACGACGACAGCTGGACGAGGCATGAGACCGACCACCTGTTTGACCTCTGCCGGAGGTTTGATCTCCGCTTCATTGTCATTCACGACCGGTGGGATCGCAGTAAATACCCAAACAGAAGCGTGGAGGACATCAAGGAACGATATTACAACATATGCAACACATTGGTCAAGGTAACTatacgtgtgtccgtgtgtccctcTCCTTCCTTTCTCACAAGCAATCcgccggcaggacaagtgagaccataacgcatggcctctacatgggatgtagccagtccacttatgcatacctttccttcttgggacacaaaactctacttgtgaagacctgttgaggcaagtgaaaatcgaaatcgatcaacatcaatggaaattgcagctgtgataccagtgccggtagtacgtaagagaaccatccgaacttggccgttgccagcgctgccccgactggcctcgtgtcggtggcacgtaaaaagcaccatctgatcgtggctgttttcCAGCCTGGCctgacccctgtgccagtggcacgtaaaaagcaccatccgatcgtggccgtttgccacccactacactcatggactggttggcattaggaagggcatccagccgtagaaacattgccagatcagactgggcctggtgcagccttctggcttcacagactccagttgggtaacgatcacactcgaatggtgtcttttacgtgccaccggcacagaagccagatagccactctggcaacgatcacactcagatggtgctcttaataccctactagcacggggctcgagtgctagtaaggcaatgctggtaacaatcacactcgaatggtgccttttaagtgccactggcacggaagccggttagctgctctgtcaatgatcacactcatgatatatatatatatattatatatatagatacttaataaAAAGGGTTctacaaagatttgctttaccgcataccgaagtttagaaatagcagccaaaaatcttagctatttcttctactttttttggctgctattcctaaacTTCAGTATATggcaaagcaaatctttgctgaaccctttttattaaGTATaacttaagtttaccatgaaatggtccttttttcatactgaattctacttggtgaaattattgattacttcttaattaattaattttaccctttgttattgttgatatatatatagatagattgatatagatatatatatatgtgtatatattgttgtgtatgtttaagtcgccccattaccacttgacaccctgtgttggtgtgtttacatccgcgtaactgagcggtttgggaaaagagaccgatagaataagtacttggctttgagaaaaataactcctggggttgatttgttcaattaaaactcttcaaggcggtgctccaacatggccacagtcaaatgactgaagtaagtaaaagaatataaaagtaaaagaatatatacctgCTACCCTTTGTTTTACAGGTGAGAGCCACCCAAGGCCCAGAACCCAAAATTTGGGTCTTTGATGCCAGTCATGAAAGAAAACGGAAGTTACAGTTGATCAAGTTGTTTAACCGAACCCCTAAATTGGTGAGTAGAATCAACCAAATGCAAGCATGggtatattttgttattattacctctgccttactGAAAGCgaaagtattgttttcagtgatatttgtttgtttgtccgtggacaagatatctcaagaaccgctgaatggatttggatgaaactttcagagatgtttggcctcgtgactgacacaaactgattaaattttgagattgatccggtatcggacaaggattctggattatttttccagattttttatttgtttttttttttgagagcagtcaggttcatttttagtattgtcgtttgtgaaagcagtctctgtctgtttatcagtctgtctgtctgtctatttatctatctatctgtctgtctatctatctttctctccatccatccatctacctgtctctgtctgtctgtccctccacTCATTgtgcatccattcatccatctatctgtctgtctgtttatttgctAGTTTGTCcatccatatatttatctatctgtctatctatcgagctgtctgtctatctatctatctatctatctatctatctatctatctatctttctctccaaaaaaaaaaaatcccccccttttttgtcctctttctttccctttacgatcccttttgattgaaaaccaaacccccttcttttaccccccaaagaaaagctctaccatgtaattttgtcctgtctgtgtgcagccctgtgtggctaataaagaaacatatctttctctccatccatctatctgtccacccatatctgtctgtctgtccatctgtccattgatccatccattcatccgtccgtccatccatccttctgtctgtttatttgctagtctctccatccatctatttctctgtctgtctatctatctatctatttatctatctatctattgatctatctatctttctatccatccatccatctgtccacccatttctgtctgtctgtccatccgtccatccatccttctgtctgtttatttgctcgtctgtccatccatttatttctctgtctgtctatctacctataaaCTTATCcacacacccatccatccatccattcatccagtacacctgtctctctctctcactctctctctatctctctatctgacTAACCCATCCATCAAAAATATCTCTCACTACCCACCTCTTCCCTCTCTTTTAACCACAGGTCGAGGAAGAGGAACACCTGATTGCTGAACTGAAGAAGATCGAACTTCGTAAGAAGGAACGCGAGAAAAAGACACAGGATCTGCAGAAGTTAATAACTGCTGCCGATAGCAACATAGACAATCGCCGTGTGGAGAGAAAGACCACAAAGAAGAAGGTCTATCAACAGCAGAAGCTCAAGGAAGGCAGCCTCTCCACCGTACGTTCATTCActtgattatcattattttcttaaatGGTGGTCATGGTTGACTATTTTTTGTTCATTCCGTGAATTTCCTCCGGAATCTTTAAGTTTACTCCTAATGTCTCTCTTTGTAATGTAATATagctaattaataattaaaaggcggcgcgctggcagacacgttagcgcgccggacgaaatgcttagcggtatttcgtctgtcgttacgttctgagttcaaattccgccgaggtcaactttgcctttcatcctttcggggtcgataaattaagtaccagtttcgcactggggtcgatgtaattgacttaatccgtttgtctgtccttgtttgtcccctttatgtttagccccttgagggtaataaagaaataggtatttcgtctgtcgttacgttctgagttcaaattccaccgaggtcaactttgcctttcatcctttcggg
This window encodes:
- the LOC115226969 gene encoding DNA methyltransferase 1-associated protein 1 — protein: MAMNCDIRDILELDTDKPYEPVTKKSLMNDKKCKTKKAEPTFKRPEGMHRELWGLLWTDNKYMKDTPPILPTDVNQGYKQMKAKIGSQKVRPWKWMPFTNPARKDGTIFLHWRRVADEAKDYPFARFNKTVDVPTYSDLEYQQHLHDDSWTRHETDHLFDLCRRFDLRFIVIHDRWDRSKYPNRSVEDIKERYYNICNTLVKVRATQGPEPKIWVFDASHERKRKLQLIKLFNRTPKLVEEEEHLIAELKKIELRKKEREKKTQDLQKLITAADSNIDNRRVERKTTKKKVYQQQKLKEGSLSTVRSFT